In one Penaeus monodon isolate SGIC_2016 chromosome 20, NSTDA_Pmon_1, whole genome shotgun sequence genomic region, the following are encoded:
- the LOC119585878 gene encoding 3-phosphoinositide-dependent protein kinase 1-like encodes MDKRKGLFPRRRMFLLTTGPHLFYVDPVNMVLKGQIPWDPTITPEAKNFKTFFVHTPNRTYYLEEPNGFALEWCKAIKEVKAFYYPNSRS; translated from the exons GGTCTCTTCCCAAGAAGGAGAATGTTTCTGCTAACAACTGGGCCGCACTTGTTTTATGTTGACCCTGTGAACATGGTGTTGAAGGGGCAGATACCTTGGGATCCAACCATCACTCCAGAAGCAAAgaactttaaaacattttttgttcATACG CCCAACAGAACTTACTACCTTGAGGAGCCAAATGGATTTGCACTGGAGTGGtgtaaagccataaaagaagtgaAGGCTTTCTATTATCCGAACTCTAGGAGCTAG
- the LOC119585877 gene encoding 60S ribosomal protein L31-like (The sequence of the model RefSeq protein was modified relative to this genomic sequence to represent the inferred CDS: added 24 bases not found in genome assembly): MMILYMREPLATRKMPRRKTEKRQSAIDKVVTREYTINLHARLHGVSFKRKATRAIKEIRKFAKQQMNTDDVRIDLRLNKFIWSRGIRNPPFRVRVRLSRRRNEDEESSRPFYTLATLVPVASFKGLGTENVDEGSE, translated from the exons CCGCTGGCGACACGCAAG ATGCCTCGTCGGAAGACTGAGAAGCGCCAGTCGGCCATTGACAAGGTGGTAACCAGGGAATACACCATCAACCTCCATGCTCGTCTACATGGAGTCAGTTTCAAGAGGAAAGCCACCCGTGCTATCAAGGAGATCCGCAAGTTTGCCAAGCAGCAGATGAACACGGATGATGTACGCATTGACTTGAGGCTTAACAAGTTTATCTGGAGCCGTGGTATTAG GAATCCTCCTTTCCGTGTACGTGTGAGACTTTCTCGCCGCCGCAACGAGGATGAGGAATCCAGCCGCCCCTTCTACACCTTGGCAACTCTTGTGCCAGTCGCTTCCTTCAAGGGACTTGGAACCGAGAATGTAGATGAAGGCTCTGAGTAA